The following DNA comes from Streptococcus pasteurianus.
GTGCTAAAAGTTGACCTTTACGGAACATCTGTTTTATTAGAAGAAGTTGGAAAAGTTATTGCAAAAGGCGGTGCAGGTGTCACTATTTCTAGCCAATCAGGTCACCGTATGCCTGCTTTGACTGCCGAACAAGATCTGGCACTTGCCATGACGCTAACGGAAGAATTGTTGACACTTGATTTTCTACAAGAAGATAAGATTGAAAATAGCCTCCATGCTTACCAATTGGCAAAACGTGCCAATGAAAAACGTACCATGTACGAAGCCGTTCGTTGGGGAGAACGTGGTGCCAGAATTAACGATATTGCACCAGGAATTATTGTTACGCCACTTGCTATTGACGAATTCAATGGTATTCGAGGCGATTTCTACAAAAATATGTTTGCCAAATCACCAGCTGGACGTCCTGGGACGGCAGATGAAGTGGCAGATGTTGCTGAATTGCTCATGAGTGAACGTGCGCAGTTCATCACTGGTTCAACCTTCCTTATTGACGGTGGCGCAACAGCTTCTTATTTCTATGGACCATTAAATCCAAATACCAAAACTGGTGTGGCAGAAGGAAAAGATTAAATGATTGAAGGGATCCTAAAAAATCGTTATCGTCAAGTCAACAATGCCATGGTCGCAAAAGACACGAAAACCTTGGCTGAATTGATAGCGCCTGACTCAGTTCTCGTTCATATGATGGGTTATGTACAACCTGTGAAAGAATGGCTAGGGCAAATTGAGAGTGAAGAAATGGGCTATTATGCATGGCAAGAAGATGCCATAAAAGCCATTTATATCGCTGACAATACAGCTAGTCTTGTTGGGCAAAGTCGTGTCAAAGCACAAATTTGGAGAGCAGAATCAGCCACTTGGCGCCTGCAAATAAAAATGGATTTTGAAAAGATTGACAATGATTGGAAAATCATCAAACAAAGTGCAAGCACTTATTAGAAAGGCGGATAGGATGACAAACGTAGTAATTATTGGCGCAACTGGGTCATTAGGACGCAGTTTGCATGAAGAATTAAAAGATAATACTGCATATGATATAACCTTATTTTCACGTCACGCAGAAAGTTTAGTTTTAGCAAGCAATGAAAAAGCTATCAACGGCTCAGCAACATCTAGCAATGATTTAGATAGTGTTATCGCAGGACAAGACATAGTTTTTGTAGCTTTGTCTGGTGACCTTCCCAAAATGGCATTTGAAATTGTATCTAGTATGAAGTATAACAAAGTCAAAAGAATTATTTTTGTCTCATCAATGGGCATTTATGGGGAAGTGGCAGGAGAACCAAAAGGTATTGTCGCACCGATTCTTAAACCATATCGCAAAGCGGCAGACATTGTTGAACAGTCAGGGCTTGATTACACGATTTTACGCCCAGGGTGGTTTGACAATGGCCAAGATAGCACATGTCAGATTACACAAAAGGGTGAGACTTTCTATGGACATGATGTTTCTCGCAAAGCAATCGTGACACTCGTAAAACACATCATTGACCAACCAGAAACTTATCTTAACACCAGCTTAGGCTTGTATCGTTAAAAAATCGACGATTTTTCAAAAAATTTGACGTTTTTTGCTTGACTTGGAGTTAGCTCTAAGGTATATACTGAGAGTGAAATAAGAAAGGAGATGACGTATGAATATCAAAAAAGTAAGCGAACAGACAGGAATTTCAGCAGATACCATTCGCTATTATGAACGAATTGGCTTGCTTCCTCGAGTAACGCGTAATAAATCAGGAGTCCGTGATTTTTCAGAGCGTGACATCGCCACTTTGGAATTTGTTCGTTGTTTCAGAAAAGCAGGCATGAGCGTTGAATCTTTAATTGAATACATGGCCTTGGTGGAAGAAGGTGACGGAACTGAAGGGGCACGCATGACTTTGCTTGAAGAACAACGTGATAAATTGGCAGAACGTATTGCTGAATTGCAAAGTGCACATGATAGGCTCAATCACAAAATTGAAAATTATCAAAACATCATCCTCAAAAAAGAACAAGCTCTATTTGAAGATGACGAAAATGAGTAAAAGGAGAAGCAAATGGATTACAAAACGTTATCAAATGGTGTTAAAATGCCGATTTTAGGATTTGGTGTGTATCAAGTGCCAGATCTTGACGAATGTGAGCGCGTGGTTAGTGATGCGATTTCGATTGGTTACCGCTCAATTGACACCGCTCAAGCTTATATGAATGAAGAAGCTGTTGGAAATGCTATCCGCAAGTCTGGTAATGCGCGTGAAGAATTTTTCATCACAACTAAAATTTGGATTAGCAATTATGGCTATGAAAAAGCCAAAGCTTCTCTTGATGCTTCTTTAGCGAAACTTCAAACAGACTACATTGATTTGGTGCTTTTACATCAACCATTTGGTGATTATTATGGTGCTTATCGTGCCATGGAAGAATATTACAAAGCTGGTAAAATCAAAGCAATCGGCATCAGCAATTTTGCACCAGACCGTGTAGCAGATTTGGCTATTTTTGCGGATGTCACTCCAATGGTTAACCAAGTTGAAACGCATGTTTTCAATCAACAATCAAATGCTCGCAAAACAATGGACGAATATGGTGTTCAAATCGAATCTTGGGGACCATTTGCAGAAGGGCGCAATGATTTCTTTACCAATGAAACACTTGTTGCGATTGGACAAAAATATCAAAAATCAGCTGCGCAAGTTGCCCTACGTTACTTGATTCAACGTGATGTTATTGTCATTCCTAAAACAGTTCATAAAAATCGTATGGAACAAAATTTTGATGTCTTTGACTTTATTTTAACAGATGATGACATGGCAGAAATTTTGAAACTTGATATGGGTGAAAGCCAATTCTTCTCACATGCTGACCCTGAAACAGTTAAAATGATTAGCTCGTTTAAGATTTAAACGATGCTTAAAAGGCATAAAACACTATGTCAAATAAGTATTTGTTATTAAAAATGAGAAGCGTATAATGACCGTATAAACCCTATTAAGAAAGGAAAAACAATGACAATTAAACAAACAGCAGGACGTGACCAATTGGGTGAATTTGCACCAGAATTTGCACATTTTAATGATGATGTGCTCTTTGGTGAAAACTGGAATAATAACGATATTGATTTAAAAACACGCTGTATCATCACAGTTGTGGCACTTATGGCATCAGGCATTACAGACAACTCACTAAAATTCCATTTGCAAAATGCGAAAGCTAACGGTGTTAGCAAAGAAGAAATTGCAGCAGTCATTACACACGTGGCTTTCTATGCAGGTTGGCCAAAAGGCTGGGCAGTCTTTAACCTTGCCAAAGAAGTTTGGAATGAAGATTAAGAAAGATATGAAATGAAAGGATAACAAATGACAGATAAAGCAACTTTTGACAAAGAAAATGTATTCGGACAAGGACAACCAAATGACACTTTTGCGCAATATTTTGACGGACAATCATTCTTGAACCCATTGGTTGATCCTGACTCACCTCTTCATTTGGCGAATGTCACTTTTGAACCTGGTTGTCGCAACCATTGGCATGTTCACAATGCTGATAAAGGTGGCGGACAAATTTTGATTTGTATAGCAGGTCAAGGTTGGTATCAAGAAGAAGGAAAAGAAGCTGTGAGCCTTGAACCAGGGAAAGTTATCGTGATTCCAGCCAATACAAAACATTGGCATGGCGCTAAAAAAGATTCATGGTTTAGCCATATTTCAGTGGAAGTTCCTGGCGAAAACACGTCAAATACTTGGCTAGAAGCCGTTAGCGACGACGATTACAACGCCCTTTAAACTATTCTTTTACAATTACATTTTACTCATACAATCAAAACACAAAACAATCTCATTTCGCTTAACGCCCAGCTGAAAACGGTTTGGGCGTTTTTTATGTGACTACCGTGACAATTTTATCTAACCATGCTAAACTAAATTTATGACTCACATCACTCATAAAAGAATTGTGCAAGCTGGTCATTTTTTACAACTTTTTAAAAATGATTCTCAATTTACAACACCGATTTTTAGAATTGACCACAAGCGAAAGCACCTTC
Coding sequences within:
- a CDS encoding nuclear transport factor 2 family protein — its product is MIEGILKNRYRQVNNAMVAKDTKTLAELIAPDSVLVHMMGYVQPVKEWLGQIESEEMGYYAWQEDAIKAIYIADNTASLVGQSRVKAQIWRAESATWRLQIKMDFEKIDNDWKIIKQSASTY
- a CDS encoding NAD(P)H-binding protein, whose amino-acid sequence is MTNVVIIGATGSLGRSLHEELKDNTAYDITLFSRHAESLVLASNEKAINGSATSSNDLDSVIAGQDIVFVALSGDLPKMAFEIVSSMKYNKVKRIIFVSSMGIYGEVAGEPKGIVAPILKPYRKAADIVEQSGLDYTILRPGWFDNGQDSTCQITQKGETFYGHDVSRKAIVTLVKHIIDQPETYLNTSLGLYR
- a CDS encoding carboxymuconolactone decarboxylase family protein; the encoded protein is MTIKQTAGRDQLGEFAPEFAHFNDDVLFGENWNNNDIDLKTRCIITVVALMASGITDNSLKFHLQNAKANGVSKEEIAAVITHVAFYAGWPKGWAVFNLAKEVWNED
- a CDS encoding SDR family oxidoreductase, encoding MTKDVMLVTGTGQISMAIARRMGYGKKIVLGDRSIDNAKAIAKTLTEAGFDVVTFEMDLSSRQSIKEMIAYAQTFGDIKYLVNGAGVSPSQASIATVLKVDLYGTSVLLEEVGKVIAKGGAGVTISSQSGHRMPALTAEQDLALAMTLTEELLTLDFLQEDKIENSLHAYQLAKRANEKRTMYEAVRWGERGARINDIAPGIIVTPLAIDEFNGIRGDFYKNMFAKSPAGRPGTADEVADVAELLMSERAQFITGSTFLIDGGATASYFYGPLNPNTKTGVAEGKD
- a CDS encoding cupin domain-containing protein, producing the protein MTDKATFDKENVFGQGQPNDTFAQYFDGQSFLNPLVDPDSPLHLANVTFEPGCRNHWHVHNADKGGGQILICIAGQGWYQEEGKEAVSLEPGKVIVIPANTKHWHGAKKDSWFSHISVEVPGENTSNTWLEAVSDDDYNAL
- the nmlR gene encoding stress response transcriptional regulator NmlR, which translates into the protein MNIKKVSEQTGISADTIRYYERIGLLPRVTRNKSGVRDFSERDIATLEFVRCFRKAGMSVESLIEYMALVEEGDGTEGARMTLLEEQRDKLAERIAELQSAHDRLNHKIENYQNIILKKEQALFEDDENE
- a CDS encoding aldo/keto reductase, which produces MDYKTLSNGVKMPILGFGVYQVPDLDECERVVSDAISIGYRSIDTAQAYMNEEAVGNAIRKSGNAREEFFITTKIWISNYGYEKAKASLDASLAKLQTDYIDLVLLHQPFGDYYGAYRAMEEYYKAGKIKAIGISNFAPDRVADLAIFADVTPMVNQVETHVFNQQSNARKTMDEYGVQIESWGPFAEGRNDFFTNETLVAIGQKYQKSAAQVALRYLIQRDVIVIPKTVHKNRMEQNFDVFDFILTDDDMAEILKLDMGESQFFSHADPETVKMISSFKI